The genome window tggctcattatgttttctatggCCACGAGTCCACACAACAGATATTTACTCTGTATAAAATGTGAAGTATTGGCAGGTGGGATCTTCAGTACAGAGTCTCCTGCAGTCAGCAACAGTCGtcttgctgtgtttgttttgacctTTTTCAAAGGTCAAAAAATGCGACTCTGAACAACCTGATGAATAAAAACATAGAAGAATCCAGAAAAACAGTTAGAGTCAGAGTGCAGACAGATTTCTTTAACTTCCTCATTATTCATTTCCTCTATGTGAATTTGTTAAATCCATTTCTCCTGCAAACATGCTAATAAAGTGTTTTAAGTGCTCACATCTTGTTGGGCTTCATGCCAGGAATTAAGTTCAAGTAGTAAGTGACACTCTGACAGTCTGTCATGTGGGAGACCAAGTTCATTTCAACATGAAATGATTCCCTCAGCTGTGACAATATAAGTCATCCGGCTCCTCTGACATTAGCTTCATTTAAGGAAACTGGGTATTTGAACATTTGAAAAGCATGTGAATTTAAAAACAGAGGAACTctaaataatgttttaatatgTTTGAGGAGATAACACAGCTTGTCAAATGATTAAAGTGCTTACCTATTGACACATTCAGATACACACACCGTTGTAATTTATCATAGCAGAGGTTGATGTCATCATTCTCTCGCGTAAAGTTGGTCATGGTCAGGGTGCTGTCAGTCACTGTGACTCCGGGGAGGCTGGCATTATTGGATTTACAAATGCccgacacacattcacacttgaTGCCTCCTCTGCCACAGTATTTAATGGTTCGACCGTGATCTTTAGGAAATGGGAAAGTGGCACTGCTTCCCTCCAGCAGCCACACCTGTCTTTCATAAACATATGTTGCTGCAACATGACACATACCCAGCAGCAGCAAGAGATGGATGAACTGTGCCATGGCTTctgaaaccaaagaaaaaagTTTACAGATTAAGGAGAGAAGTGCACAGCACACCATGGATCCAGATTTAGCTCATCTATTCATGGGAATATAATTTGCATATTTCAACTTGCAGCAACATTAGTTGGGAATGTAATATGCAATATGTTGAAGTAAAAATATTTAAGAGTCTTGATTTTTCTTGATTTCTAATGTGACAAACATGCACCTAATGTGTAATAACACACTAATAAATCTATAATTTCCATGTACAACTTttctacatcaaaataaaaatatctaaGTCTAAATATATCTACTTGTATTAAGTCGTTCTACATGATTAAACGCCAAAATGACAGTATCCATCTGATGTTAATGCTGTATGAATTCATCAAAAACTTACCCAATAAATGAAGACTTGTGGCTCTGTAAAATGTGTTAGGAGGGTGGGTAGGGAAATGTGAACTGGAATCTTCACTGTGTATCATTTTATAGAGCTGTTTACCTCCTCCGCCTTTTGGCCAaagaaacacacccacaccaGAGTGCTCATTTGTTTATAGGGGATTGAGAGTGACTTTTAATTTTGGGGGGAGG of Epinephelus lanceolatus isolate andai-2023 chromosome 4, ASM4190304v1, whole genome shotgun sequence contains these proteins:
- the LOC117259995 gene encoding uncharacterized protein LOC117259995 isoform X3, with product MIHSEDSSSHFPTHPPNTFYRATSLHLLEAMAQFIHLLLLLGMCHVAATYVYERQVWLLEGSSATFPFPKDHGRTIKYCGRGGIKCECVSGICKSNNASLPGVTVTDSTLTMTNFTRENDDINLCYDKLQRCVYLNVSIGCSESHFLTFEKGQNKHSKTTVADCRRLCTEDPTCQYFTFYTDKKYCFLMTSRDDMLIDLHSAAVSGNDCAPVNPTSVPPGLTPPQPSDEEEEEEEEDEGPKCQQMVF
- the LOC117259995 gene encoding uncharacterized protein LOC117259995 isoform X1, producing the protein MIHSEDSSSHFPTHPPNTFYRATSLHLLEAMAQFIHLLLLLGMCHVAATYVYERQVWLLEGSSATFPFPKDHGRTIKYCGRGGIKCECVSGICKSNNASLPGVTVTDSTLTMTNFTRENDDINLCYDKLQRCVYLNVSIGCSESHFLTFEKGQNKHSKTTVADCRRLCTEDPTCQYFTFYTDKKYCFLMTSRDDMLIDLHSAAVSGNDCVNPKSVPPGPTPPQTSDEEEEAPVNPTSVPPGLTPPQPSDEEEEEEEEDEGPKCQQMVF
- the LOC117259995 gene encoding uncharacterized protein LOC117259995 isoform X2, which translates into the protein MIHSEDSSSHFPTHPPNTFYRATSLHLLAMAQFIHLLLLLGMCHVAATYVYERQVWLLEGSSATFPFPKDHGRTIKYCGRGGIKCECVSGICKSNNASLPGVTVTDSTLTMTNFTRENDDINLCYDKLQRCVYLNVSIGCSESHFLTFEKGQNKHSKTTVADCRRLCTEDPTCQYFTFYTDKKYCFLMTSRDDMLIDLHSAAVSGNDCVNPKSVPPGPTPPQTSDEEEEAPVNPTSVPPGLTPPQPSDEEEEEEEEDEGPKCQQMVF